In Streptomyces nodosus, one DNA window encodes the following:
- a CDS encoding LAETG motif-containing sortase-dependent surface protein, whose product MKLRRAVVVTAATAVIAPLALLSAPVAFASDGPASTVVEESDKGTSDTPEDTTPATEEDTDTTGTATPPADDEEKGEEPTGTATPPADDEESPSPTATPSSSASPKPSPTTGGDDFDPYTDCQSVKLDDNLSASISGLPNKVVAGSGWHNFKFVVTNNSDKALKNVWVNAFTEYNDDVNLDDSLALNLATIQVKQDGKWNDSYHEAFGDTTLTGTFTALFGNLDAHTTAELDLRVSVKASAPAGSSFAISQAVYAGKGKTCYMNGDYYDFEIVAAGSKAPGGVGDSKPNGKKPSGVVNQDVKPQGGVKEVTGSLAETGSSSALPTIALVGGIAVVVGGGAVFAMRRRKSAGQLA is encoded by the coding sequence ATGAAGCTTCGCCGCGCAGTGGTCGTCACTGCGGCCACGGCTGTCATAGCCCCGCTCGCGCTGCTGTCGGCGCCGGTCGCGTTCGCCTCGGACGGGCCGGCGAGCACGGTGGTCGAGGAGAGCGACAAGGGCACCTCGGACACCCCCGAGGACACGACTCCGGCCACGGAGGAGGACACGGACACCACCGGGACCGCCACCCCGCCGGCCGACGACGAGGAGAAGGGCGAGGAGCCCACCGGGACCGCCACCCCGCCGGCCGACGACGAGGAGAGCCCCTCCCCCACCGCGACGCCGAGCAGCTCCGCGTCGCCCAAGCCGAGCCCGACCACCGGTGGGGACGACTTCGACCCGTACACCGACTGCCAGTCGGTCAAGCTGGACGACAACCTCTCGGCCTCGATCTCCGGGCTGCCGAACAAGGTCGTCGCCGGTTCGGGTTGGCACAACTTCAAGTTCGTCGTGACGAACAACTCCGACAAGGCCCTGAAGAACGTCTGGGTCAACGCCTTCACGGAGTACAACGACGACGTCAACCTCGACGACTCGCTGGCGCTGAACCTGGCCACCATCCAGGTCAAGCAGGACGGCAAGTGGAACGACTCGTACCACGAGGCCTTCGGGGACACCACCCTCACGGGTACCTTCACCGCCCTGTTCGGCAACCTCGACGCGCACACCACGGCCGAGCTCGACCTCCGGGTGAGCGTCAAGGCGTCGGCCCCGGCGGGCTCCTCGTTCGCGATCAGCCAGGCTGTGTACGCGGGCAAGGGCAAGACCTGCTACATGAACGGTGACTACTACGACTTCGAGATCGTCGCGGCCGGCAGCAAGGCGCCGGGCGGCGTCGGCGACTCCAAGCCGAACGGCAAGAAGCCCTCGGGCGTCGTCAACCAGGACGTGAAGCCGCAGGGCGGGGTCAAGGAGGTCACCGGCAGCCTCGCCGAGACCGGTTCCTCCTCGGCGCTGCCGACCATCGCCCTCGTCGGCGGTATCGCCGTGGTCGTCGGCGGCGGTGCGGTCTTCGCGATGCGGCGCCGCAAGTCGGCCGGTCAGCTCGCCTGA
- a CDS encoding chorismate mutase: MTTTTEKSATTAEKTGARTPEAASVITGARERIDTLDDRIIGLIQERMAVSAVIQDARITSGGRRVNLSREMEVLGHYRDALGKPGTGLAMTLLELCRGRV; the protein is encoded by the coding sequence ATGACCACCACCACCGAGAAGTCCGCCACCACCGCCGAGAAGACCGGCGCCCGCACCCCCGAGGCCGCCTCGGTGATCACCGGTGCCCGTGAACGCATCGACACGCTCGACGACCGCATCATCGGCCTCATCCAGGAGCGCATGGCGGTCTCCGCCGTCATCCAGGACGCCCGAATCACCTCCGGGGGCCGGCGGGTGAACCTCTCCCGTGAGATGGAGGTTCTCGGTCACTACCGGGACGCCCTCGGCAAGCCCGGCACCGGCCTGGCGATGACCCTGCTCGAACTGTGCCGGGGCCGTGTCTGA